One genomic segment of Coffea arabica cultivar ET-39 chromosome 6e, Coffea Arabica ET-39 HiFi, whole genome shotgun sequence includes these proteins:
- the LOC113696506 gene encoding uncharacterized protein: MAPVRFYALVDFAREPVKPARESIFRRTKQGSPFCSRCGDGIETVEHILFHCQQAQKVWKLAPVQWDGLQNQTGCFKQWWTALVQARSRKGGRQHIALTANILWQLWKDRNDMEFERKERDGWKSVRKASTEWMEYEEAGIKKKEKSTPETDKARESSREEGRVEEGLMELQIATKKSAEGRKLGIGVVARQAGGRIRAEWKLVERSSGREIQDEAEAVRLVLLKARQLSWQRIKIINANKQLIALLKSGKGDNPNTATLVEDIQALANLFQMCSFEERTSCNMTLCNHICHYALSICRDEERFFGSP, from the exons atggcaccGGTCCGGTTCTATGCTCTGGTTGACTTTGCCAGAgaaccggtcaaacccg CTAGGGAATCAATATTCAGGCGAACAAAGCAAGGATCGCCATTTTGCTCAAGATGTGGAGATGGCATTGAAACAGTAGAACATATTCTCTTCCACTGTCAACAGGCACAGAAGGTTTGGAAGCTAGCACCAGTACAATGGGATGGTTTACAAAACCAAACAGGGTGCTTTAAGCAATGGTGGACAGCATTAGTCCAAGCCAGAAGTAGGAAAGGAGGAAGACAGCATATTGCATTGACAGCTAATATACTTTGGCAACTATGGAAGGACAGGAACGATATGGAATTTGAAAGGAAAGAGAGAGACGGATGGAAATCTGTACGAAAAGCTAGTACAGAATGGATGGAGTATGAGGAAGCTGGgataaagaaaaaggagaaaagtacACCAGAAACAGATAAAGCTAGAGAAAGCTCAAGGGAGGAAGGAAGGGTGGAGGAAGGCCTGATGGAACTTCAAATAGCTACCAAGAAATCAGCTGAGGGCAGGAAGTTGGGAATTGGTGTAGTAGCCAGGCAGGCTGGAGGACGAATCAGAGCGGAATGGAAATTAGTAGAAAGAAGTTCGGGAAGGGAGATTCAAGATGAAGCTGAAGCAGTAAGGCTGGTACTTCTGAAAGCAAGACAATTGAGCTGGCAGAGAATCAAAATCATCAATGCAAACAAACAGCTCATCGCTTTGCTGAAATCTGGGAAAGGAGACAATCCAAATACTGCTACATTGGTGGAAGACATACAAGCTTTAGCTAATCTGTTTCAAATGTGCTCTTTTGAAGAAAGGACTAGTTGTAATATGACTTTATGTAATCACATTTGTCATTATGCTTTAAGCATATGTAGGGACGAGGAGAGATTTTTTGGCTCTCCTTAA